Below is a genomic region from Lampris incognitus isolate fLamInc1 chromosome 2, fLamInc1.hap2, whole genome shotgun sequence.
ACCGCCGGTGTCGTGACAGCTCGTCTGACCGAGAGAACCTTGGAGAGAGACAGGTAAGAAGAAGAGAACACaacattcacttttttttttgttggcaaAGACAAATGTAATCTTCCCGCGGCAAACTGGCCTCATTGTGCATTCTCCCCTGCAGACCTGGAAACTGGGCTGAAGGCTTTCTTCGTGAACAGCCTATTCCACTTTGGCTCTTCAAGAACAAACATATTAGGAACAGATATGACTGAACTGCTTGTCTTTAAAGTAAACACCATGGTTTGTGTTAAGGATGTTTCACAGCATTCATCTTGACATATATATACTGCCTTTGGCCAGCCTCTTTTAAACAATGCATACTGCAATTAGAGAAATAAAAAGGATCTTTTCATAGCGTTTACTGTTTTGTTTTGAGAGCTGGCTGCTCCCCTGTTTCCCAAAGCATTCACAGTGTTTGGGGAGGCCTGCCATTTGTTCATCAAGCTTTTTAGTGTAATCAAATACCACAAGTAAGTAGAAATGCCTCACATCTTCATGCTGCGACTCTTTAGATATAATTAATTTAGAGATGCAAACACAACAGTGGAGTTAACATGCGAGATTTAACCGACATGTCCATGGCTTTAGGGATGACAGCTCCAGGGATTCTACCAGCAACCTAGTTCTGTAAAACTGTCTATCTCGAGCTCTGTAGCCCAGATATTGTTGGCTAGCCTGACAAAATGATGAATCAATACAATCCCACTCTGTAATTATGCAGCGACACTTAAGGAGCTGGAGTAAACGCAGCTTTATGTAGCTGTCATACACAGATAAAACATGCAACCCCTTGCCAAAACAGGAATAGGAAGGAATATTTAGCCACCTTGTTGTAATTAGCCTGCAGCTAAAATGAAAATTTGCAATAAATCACTACAGCTAAGAATGTAAGTTTACTTATGTTTTAACATAATGCTGCTACAGTAACAGAAACGAGGACATTGTCATAGATGCGAAGCACAAAtgctgtgtgactttgttgtgagcaGAACGATACGGGATCTTTGTCGCAAGTTGGTAATTGGAGGCAGGACTAGAAATGACTGATCATTTTCAGTtgagtagctaacgttacatgtTATTTACATCCTATCCTGATTGGACAGCTgaaatgtgcttttttttttttttaaacaatgggGCAGGATGGCACAGGAGGTACAGCGGGTTGTCTAGTTATCAGaaagtcgctggttcgatccctggctcctccagagagcatgttaacgtgtctttgagcaagatactgaacccctaactgctcctgatgagcaagttaatgccttgcatggcagcctccgccatcagtgtgtgtgaatgtgaggcgtacattgTAAACCGTTTTGGTGGCCGGCAGACTTGAAAAGCACCATATGaatacagtccatttaccatggTAAAATACATGCTTTTGTACCAGTTCAGCAGAGGTAGTCAGTTTGTCGTGTTTTTAGttaaccaacaacccagaaaaacaAGCTGACACACCAGAAACACTTAACAACTTTTATCAAAAGATTGTTTTGTATGAGCACATTAATGGTGAGATAGCACATCTCACTTGCATCTCTGTCAGTGATGTTTCTATGAAATCTACCTCATATCAAACtgcatggacaataccaagtgatagaataggAGGAAGAGGCTAAGAGAGACTAGTgatcgggggaggggggcacatTTTGCCAATTACCTTACAAATAAAAATTAATAATaggtatgaaaaaaaaacaaaatctttgATGTCTTAAAACAAAATATATTTTTAGATACACTTAGCCACAAACGTTTCACAACCCCTCCCTGGAATCTATACAGGTGGTACAGCTCGGTTTGTGAGTAAATGATTGAGTTAGAAGCCAGGCTCATAGGATGCTTGGCATCTAAAATTGGAAGTGACTACATCTGACAATGAATGACGATAATATTGCTGCCCATGAAAAGTCTTAAACAGCAATCAATAACCACACCTGCCTGACAGAAGGCATTGGGCCATTTCCCTGCTTATACTCCAATGAAAATGACGATGACCTGGAGCACCAAATCTGAGGAGCTCTTTATAGCAGGATATGAGTAACTGTTTTTCGGTAGTTTTTGTTTTCCTGTCCAGATGGTCTTTTTGCCTCAGAAAGGGGTCGGGCACATCCACTTTACATGGCTCAAAAATGACTGTCTGAGCAGCGCAGAGTGCTGGGACAGTTTCTGTTGGGCTTTCTCTCCACCCAACACTACTCACATGTGTGGACACTTTACTCTCAGAGGTCCCCCACCGAGTCCCCAGCATCATTGGGGACCCTTTGTCTTTTGTTTTGTATCATATTAGAGACacatctggagaaaaaaaaaatcgaggTTTTAACTGGCTTTCGCATGCACACTCTCGTGGCTTGGGAAAGAGGTAAGACTTCATGAAATTGGATTATTTTAAAAGATTAAGCTTTGTGAACACCACATGCATGTTTACATGCATGTTTATGTATGCATACCAATAACATTGATGAAGTTATTTGTACCAACTCTATACATTTCAATCTACAGTGCTGTGCATACTGTATCTGTGCatccaccagcccccccccccatacttctTTGCCCTCACAGCTTAAATAAGGACCCTTGACTgatatttctctctcttttcacgTGGCGGGGCAGCCAAGACGTTCCTGGTCCACAGTCATGGTTACTATTCAACACTTAGTCTTTGTTCATGCCACTTCCTCACTGCTGTTCCCTTCGAGTGATTGTGTGCAAAACTGAAACAGGCCTCCCTCTTACTAGATCTGCCCCCCAACGACCCACCCACCCCTTCGTTTTCCTATCTCAGATACCCTTTGCTACTCAATTCAGTCCTCCGCTTCTTTTACACTTTCCCCACACCGTTAAACTGTTTTTCCCCCAGCTCTATCAAATACATATGGCTGCAAAgtacatgcatacacaaacacacacacatgcccacacattcTTCCATCCAAATTAAGTCCTGCCTTTTGTGTCTAGACAAGTGTCCTTTGTTAATCTGAAAAACATTACCTCAATATCTGCTGCACTAATTCCTGATGCTTGCCTCATGCATTGGGACGTACTTGTGCATTGTTATAAAGATTTTGCATGTGAAAGATTGCCATGTTGATCCCAAGGACATTGTCAAATTGACCAACATGTAGCTTTCAGATGGATATCAGTGACTGTAAACTACAGGCATGTATAAACAATTACAGTAAATGGATTAACTGTGTTGGCTCCTCTAAGACTACTCTCTGCAAGCTGGGACAAGCACAAAGTTAGAAGCAAAGGTTACATAACATATTGCCACAGGGACACATTTTGATAAATGTGTCATGCACAAGTGTATACAACCACTCAATACACAGATTTCCACATGTGCGGCACACACTTACTATGCCAGTACTTGCCCGTGAGTGCTGATTGAAGAGTGTGGGGGGCAAAGAGATCATTCTCCCATGGCTCAATCAAGTCAAAAAGGTAATGCTTGTTCACCACACTCTCACCATATGAACAAATGCCCTAATGTTGCCAGCCAGCTCAACTCTTGGCCAACAATCACAGTCTATTAAATGCTCATACACATACCTGATGAATGTAAACACACTTTAATAAATTAGGCAACCCTCTCACTACCTCCCTACCTACCCAAATAATTTGCAACATTAGCGAATGACAAACTACCATATTCCTGTCTGATATCTCTTCAATATAtttggcctacacacacacacacacacacacattgctccAGCCACTACACAGCTGTCGAGTCACAACAGGAGGTGCCCAACTTGGGCCCACGTGAGCTGggcccacatgctatgtcccagATTTAGTTTACAGCATGAAGAAAAATGACACCCCTACTATTCTCACATACGCCACATATCTCACTGCCTTATAAAATGTGTGATACAGCAAGCGAACACATTTATTTCTATACCTAATATCATCTTTCCAATTAACACTGTGGTTGCAGCATGACAGTAACTGAAAGGTCTTCGGCTGTAGAGTAGGGTCAAAAACGGAAAGAAAAGTGACAAATTGTTTAATTCTATTAAACTCTTCAAGATGTTATAAGGCTTCAAAAGGCCCCTTTCTCCATTGGATAAAGCATATGGCTGACTTTAACACTTCACTCCTTTTAGGAATGAACTTCATTACAAATAACATATCACATTTTTGACTGTTACGTCTAATATCTCTGGGGATTTTGAATGTTCATTTATTCCTTAGCTTGCTTGGTTGGCATTGTGAGGCAGACAgaattttaagtgtgtgtgtgtgtgtgtgtgtgtgtgtgtgtgtgtgtgtgtgtgtgtgtgtgtgtgtgtgtgtgttggggggatgGGGGTTGGATCTGTACTTAAGACCCACTAAGCCTCCTGGCTGAGGCTAATCGTTGACCTTTAAAGGGACAGGTCAGTTCAAGTGTCAGTTGAAATCTGTGCCATATTTCAGTTCATACAGGAACAAGACGCCATGCACGGCCAATGGACATGACCCACTGACTGAATATAATTACTGCAGCTTCTAAAGGACCACGCTAACAAATGAGGTTAAGCCCCTTCCAATCATGCAGATGCATTGGAGGCTCGTTCAGTCGAGTGCACAATCTTGCAAACAGAACAACCTTCCTTTCAACAGTTTTTATAGAAAAAGTCTTAAAAATGACTCAACTCTGAGGGGCAAAGCTCCAAAGATAACAAACTCATAAATTCATTATATCTGGATATGTTAAGCAACAAACTGATTTGAGTCAAAACTAAAACCACCATTTCTATCTGTGTCATCAAAACTATTATGGACAGAAGACTCACCTCCATCCACAGTTGGGCCAATTGCAGGcgaaaggtttctctcctgtgtgCCTCCTTAGGTGGGCCTTCAGGTGGCTGCTCTTGGTGTACATCTTGGTGCAACCGAGAAAAGTGCATTTGTGCATTTTGATAAGGTCTGCCACCGGGTTCTTATGAAACTTCTGTCCGCCAGACAGGATCCCTGTGCCCTGGCTGGCTGAGCCATCTCCAAGCCCCAGAGGCTTGGCTGCAATAGGAACTGGTGCAATACGTACAAACTTAGAGGCGACATTAAGGCTAGGGGAGGGTAAGAACTGGGGTACCAGGGCAAAAGTCTGTCCCTGGATGTTGACCAGCAGTTGTGTGATTTTGATGTCTGAGGCTGCAGCAGGCTGTGGGGGCTGGGCGGCTGGAGTAAGAGGTGCAGATGTGGGCTCCTGTTTGATCTGAATAGGTTGAATCTGGAGAATGACCGGTGTCCCACTGTTGCCATCATTTACACCAGTCCCTGCCAATACGAGTTTGTTAGCTGGTGGCCTCTCACCCCCGGTGTTTGGCCCAACGCTTGATTCATGGGACGGTTTAACTTTTGTGGCTTTGGTCTTCATAGTGGCAGCAGTGGCTAGGGTGCCTGAACAGGGAGTCGGGTGAGTTTGGTCTGGATGCTTAGCCTCTGACTCTAGTCTGAGCCCTGGAGAGGTATCCCTGCATGTTTCCGGGCCCATCTCCAGACCCAGCACCTCCTCTAATGCCAGGACAAGCCCTGGGACACTCTGCCTGTTTTCCTGCTTCATGCTCACTACCTCCATATTTTCCTCCAGGAACTCTTCAATTTCCTCCAGCGTGGGCTGGAAGCTTCCAAGTGGTTCCTCCATCTC
It encodes:
- the klf15 gene encoding Krueppel-like factor 15 → MVDNFLVNKETFLPYRGSPPTYHLSDMVTDSGSYQAMPSPFSEDDLSESSSPRSCSSPDSQVLSSSYGSSSSAESQDSILDYLLSQTSLEGTGSTVAGVMAPVSLSTYPWDSQRDVAFKQEPVKEESLDFPIWSTAEMEEPLGSFQPTLEEIEEFLEENMEVVSMKQENRQSVPGLVLALEEVLGLEMGPETCRDTSPGLRLESEAKHPDQTHPTPCSGTLATAATMKTKATKVKPSHESSVGPNTGGERPPANKLVLAGTGVNDGNSGTPVILQIQPIQIKQEPTSAPLTPAAQPPQPAAASDIKITQLLVNIQGQTFALVPQFLPSPSLNVASKFVRIAPVPIAAKPLGLGDGSASQGTGILSGGQKFHKNPVADLIKMHKCTFLGCTKMYTKSSHLKAHLRRHTGEKPFACNWPNCGWRFSRSDELSRHRRSHSGVKPYQCPVCEKKFARSDHLSKHIKVHRFPRSSRTVRTAN